A region of Bacteroidales bacterium DNA encodes the following proteins:
- a CDS encoding lycopene cyclase domain-containing protein, producing the protein MEVQKFTYALLLAGSVAIPIALSFDRKVAFYRNWKVLFPATFITAIIFIIWDIYFTRHNVWWFNEDYVTSFFIAGLPVEEWLFFIIIPYCCIFIYEVSRAYIKRDWKRFIIPLNIILFIFFLTVTVLNFNRTYTAVNFGIATLLIGLQFLLKTHKTYLFHFYIAYALSIIPFLLVNGVLTSFPVVGYNDEENLAIRLYTIPVEDFAYLVNLLLMNLNLYEFFKSLHR; encoded by the coding sequence GCCGGCTCCGTTGCAATTCCTATTGCCCTGAGTTTCGATCGGAAGGTTGCCTTTTACCGCAACTGGAAAGTTCTATTTCCGGCTACTTTCATCACTGCGATCATATTCATCATCTGGGATATTTATTTCACCCGTCACAACGTCTGGTGGTTTAACGAAGACTATGTTACCAGCTTTTTTATTGCCGGCCTGCCCGTTGAAGAATGGTTATTCTTTATCATTATCCCGTATTGCTGTATTTTTATTTATGAAGTTTCGAGGGCTTATATCAAAAGAGACTGGAAGCGATTTATCATACCGCTGAATATCATCCTGTTCATATTTTTCCTTACAGTGACGGTCCTTAATTTCAACCGGACTTACACTGCAGTGAACTTCGGTATCGCGACCCTGCTGATCGGGCTTCAGTTCTTATTAAAAACCCATAAAACATATCTTTTTCATTTTTATATCGCATACGCGTTAAGCATCATCCCTTTCCTGCTGGTGAACGGCGTTCTGACAAGCTTTCCAGTTGTAGGGTATAACGATGAAGAAAACCTGGCGATCAGGCTTTACACCATACCCGTGGAGGACTTCGCTTACCTGGTGAATTTACTGCTGATGAATTTAAATCTTTATGAATTTTTTAAATCGTTACATCGTTAA